Within the Triplophysa dalaica isolate WHDGS20190420 chromosome 2, ASM1584641v1, whole genome shotgun sequence genome, the region AGAAATTTGACCCAATTCaagacaattttattttaaggaatTCAACCATAAACTCATAAATTTGTGTTGCTCATGCAGgcattttttccaaaaaatgtataatggcTAGTCTCAtacaaaaaaaaggtttcattATGTTAGTAATCATGTTTTTGGTggaattataaaataaagttaacttaaaataaaatgtccaaCCATAACAAGCATTTTTTTGGGTAAACTCAACAAGGAGGGACTAAAATCCACCCAACTCAAAATATTATGTGAACGTTTTAAGGCATCAAGTCAAGTTAACTTAATGAACAACAGATCAATTTTTTTGTTGGCTGAACATAAGTAGAAAATGGTTGAAATAAACCttgttatattattacatgTTTGTCTATTACTACAATTGTACTTTTCTGCTTTAGACAGAGCAAAACATTGGTCAAATAACTGttcaaattgttttttgaaTGCAATTTCACTCGTTGTGTCACTGACTCATACACtaacacacaaacctcaaccatGGTTACAATCAACAAACATCATTCGTTCAAAAAAAACTCTGCACAGTGACAACAACATTAAATCTTGGATTTCCTCAGCTAGAACTAAAACACAACTCTAAAAAACACGTTTAATATTTCTCTATCTAATTGAGAAACAGTTTGGTTTGTCTGTAAGCAGCTTTTGCtgattatttatgatttagGACAGAATGGGATCATTGGCATCAAAATCCGTGCGACAACATTCACGACAACTTCCACCAAAATTTGAGGAAGAAAGACCAGGTAAAAGTATATTTCATTTCCCATATACTGCGGTGCTCAAAATGAATACTCACTATGTGTGCCAGTAAATTTCAACAGCCATTatcaccagtgttgggtaacttactctgaaaaagtaattaattactagtttctaattacatattcaatagtgtaattagattactgtacaaataactcTCTgcaaaaagtattatttttactttttataatatgAAAGTATTATAGATACttattacaaattactttctatattctatcaaccttgataagttaagtgattcaaggatggacatgaaacggcttatttaatttgttttaataaataatattaaactacgtaaagtactcttatttactgaccaaattattacaaatgtgagaattacacattaaagcacggattttaaaattagacattttgatgtcaattccaccattacacaaacatatattaaatagtgtatttagtttaattatatcaaaagtaactgtaattaaattacagaaataataaGAGTAATCCCCCACTTCACTTTTTCAACggaaaagaaattaaattacagttactaattacttagtatAGTTACACCCAATACTGACTATCACTAGCCAGTTTGGCGGGTTGTATCTATGTATGTAGATATGCTGCATCCAGGGACTTAGGTAGATGATAAAAGTAAAAGATTAACACAGTAAcaatacaatattattatataaaactttTAACTTCAGCCGTGAAACCTAGTTTCACACCACAACTGCAGCCAGTGACAATGCAGGATGGTGCTGGGTGGGAACATCCTGCACTACAAGCTTCAGAAACAATCTTTACTGGATACACGTATAAATCAGGTAAGAAGTTTAATTgcatttaagacattttttatttcattttgtttaagatATATAACCAATGTTTACATGAGCTGTATTAACACTTCTTTTTTAACCTGCAGAAGTGAATAAGACAGGTAAGaagatttgttttttcagacatataaaactatttacatggtctatattaatgtttctttaCCCACACAACAAAAACTTACAGCAACAGTATATAAAAGAGgtaagatgattttatttcacGTCAAATAACCAATATTTACATGAGCTGAATTAATATAACTTAACCTTCAACTTGCAGCACGAGTGCATAAACCAGGTGAGGGGTattatttcaaacataaaaccaatgTTAACATGATCTGCATTATAAGATGGTTTAGCAAAGCACACATAAGATTAACTGATGTTTTACATGATCTTTTTTACTAGAATTGGATAAACCGTGGAGGAACTTTAAATGGGAGTAAGTAGGACTAAAGTTATTCTATAGGTTTCTGCAGGTGTGCAATGATACAGTGatgttcaaaacaaaaatatgaggaattatgaaaaaaaagcattgttttttatttagtcctgccctgaacAAGTTATTTCACAAAACATACGCTTACATAGTCGTCataatttttggttgaattgtaaacattttccagattctgcaaggtgTATGTAAACTTATAAACAccaacatatactgtatataagagTTTGGTTCGAAAATGAGataactacatttaaaaaatatatatattatgttatcatgttttttattatgctggtttgctgtatttgtttgttattatggcttaaatccaaacaaaaacgtgatttttgtaagaaaataaagacaGAGTTGTCACATTTTGGAACAGAACTCTTCATGTGTTCCATCACAATCACCAGCTGGACTGCCTTCTCaaatccactagagggcactccCCTCATCACACGGACCATCATTGCACACTACATATCCCATAACCCATTGCATGGACACATTGAATACTGATGATTCTCACCTGTTTGTAGTAACCTCTGTCTATAAAAGCCTGGTTCATTCACTCTGTCTTTCCTAAGTCTTGTTAGTGTCTGAGCATTATATCTGTCTTGTCTATCAGTGGTTTGATCTTATTTACCATTTGGTTTACGACTGTTTGCTGCCTGCCCTGGACTTATTGCCTGTTTATACCTGTTCTTCCTGCTAATAAGGCTGCATTTAGACCTGCAACCCATGAGTCTTGAGCAGTTCGTGACATGttctgtatttgtgtatttctgaAAATAATCAAGTTAATGTTATTTCAGTTgcgattaaaaatgtatttgcagaAATAATTCTGTATAATATAAATTAGTAGTGTCCTCAGTTATTCAAACTTAACTTGTTTAGTTTCATAACTCACTTTTTTACTATTAAACTTAACTAATTCCGTtagttgttttaaacaaaacgaTACTCTGATTTGCCATGTTTATCTTCTTTTATTGAAGAGAGAGCAAAGAATTGTCTCTTGTCTTGACACAGTCAGAATTCAGAACTGAAAAAGCAGCTGGAGGGATTTACTCCGAGTAATCCAGCTGTCATGGAGATCAAGATCCTGGTTGCTGGACAAATTGGTGCAGGAAAATCCAGCTTTATTAACTCCATCAATAGTTCATTTCAAGGACGGATCACCTCTGGAGCACTAGTAAATTCATCGGCTGGAAATACTAAAAGTTTCACAAAAACAGTATGTATTTGTCATCTATTGTGAAAATcatattttgcttaaagatACTAAAGAGATCAGGTGTATGCCAAATGTATCAATATAAATAATCCAACGCCTTTTTTTTCTTGGTTTGTAGCTTAGAGAAATCAAAatcagaagtaaaaaaaacttgccCATTGTCTTCAGGGACATAATGGGCTTAGAACCTGAAATGTTGGCCGGGACACAGACAGACGACATCATCAATGCTCTATTTGGTCATGTGAAGGAGGGCTATAGAGTAATAAACCTCActacaatataacatttaaaaataagatttgttCGTGTGCATTTGCATATACctgattttttgcatattttattttgtttatacatttagtTTAAAGAGTCAAAACAAATCGCTTACAAGGATCAACATTATACTGGTGACCCCGGTCTCTCTGACCAGGCTTTCTGTCTGGTTTACGTCATAGCTGCCGATACAGTCCAGTTCACAGATGACAAACTTATGGACAAGTTGAGGATCATCCGCCAAAGAATCAGTGATGAAGGTAACACTGATCCTTAAATGTATGAGCTCATGCCGACAGTGTATTAAAGACAGTACTACTAGAAGTAAGGAAGGTACcatgtgaaaatgtgtttataagcTTGTGAGTACTAATTTCAACTTTAGTAAACATAAAACGAAACTTTAGTAAATTtatatgaaacatgaaaatatatcaGAAATGCAACTTGTTTGAAGTAGTAgtctttacaaaacaaaagaacaataaCAAGTAGACATGACAAGAATCTTTTTGACCTATAAGTCATCATTAgtctatattttatatgttctattacaaaaataatcttcatAAAGTAGCATATAAAGATTTTTTGATTCTCATTTCACTATATTCACTATAGTTTTATATGTAACTGTGCATGACAAGTAAAATCTTGAGTCTTATTCCAATGAAGGGTAGTGATTCTGTTTTCTCCGCAGATGCTGTTTCCTGGttgagaataataataaattctcATTATTCTTCCTAAATCTTAATTTACACTTATCTTGTCCTGGTGTGTGGCATATTATATGATGATAATATCTTATATTGTCTGCAACATCATTGTAGCGATTCCTCAAGTGATTGTTATGACCAAGGTGGATGAAGCATGTCCTCTGGTGAAGAATGATCTAAGAAAGATCTATCAGAGCAAGAAGATCAAAGAAAAGGTATAGATTATACTATTTAATCgatatttaaacaatttactTAATTGAAACAATTAAATCCAACTTCAATTTGAAACtaaaaatcaaattttttcAGCATCTTTAATCACTAATTAATCCATTTCGGTTGAAGCTACATGAATGATTTATGTTGTGGTTTAAGGAGTTTAGCCTTGTGTCGATTAGTAGCCCATATAGATTCTGTTCAAGTTGTCTGAATGTCTTGCTTTAACACACTAACCCTATACAGAGGTGGGTTGCGAAATATCTTACTAAAGTAAgagtcattataaaaaaatatcttagtaaaagtaaaaagtatgcAATGAAAAGACATTCAAGTAGCCAGTAACTAGTTTCCGTATGacattataatgtttatattattagtaTTAAATACATCCGAAATCATACCATGCTAAAATGAGTATTCTCAAAGTACCCGGTGGTAAACTGTTTCTGCTTAAAATTCGAAGTGCAGATCCATCTCAAACGGCTATAATAGCCCACCACTCTCCACAAGAGGGCACACTAGTGACACTGCACTattaataaagttaaataaGAGAATATCCCTCTCAACAAGTCGGGCTTACACCACTTCAtccatttaattaaaatgaccatttgggtttacatgttaaaacaatttgtttcaaatgttGTTGAGCCACTGTCCATAATTAAATCAACTTTGACCAGAGTTACTTTTTTCCTTAGATGCAGATGTGCAGTGACACAGTGGGTGTGCCGATGTGCAACATCTTCCCAGTGAAGAACTACCATGAAGAGATTGACACTGATGATAATGTTGATGTTCTGATTTTGAAAGCTTTGGATCAGATTGTTCATCTTGCTGATGACCGGTTGCTTAGCAGCAGTAACTAATGGAATGAAAATCACTTAGCTCTGGGTTGCAAATATGAGCATTTACTTCTCATTAATTCAAGCAACATACTTTGATTATACAACTGTAcgtattataaaatataataagttTGCACAATAGGAAATATATAGGAggcaaaaattctgtcaaaagtTCAAGGCAGCGcacttaaagtaaaaaaataataatgaaaaacaggTGTAATGATAAGATtgaacacactgtaaaaaaggaAATGCAAGAAAAATTGCACTCGTTACAGATTTATTGCCCTTGATATAATCATGATTAATAGTGTCTATTAATTCAAAACTTCATATTTTTACTGCATAAACAATAAAGTTTTTGCTGTTTTACACATTAGTAAAGACTTCAACAAACTCATTTGCATGGATGACTAATTTAAACCCTGCTGACTGGTTACTAAATTCacaaactaacacacacacgtgagACTGGTTTATTTCTGCAAGAATAAGAAAGAGTAACGTTGACTAAGcaataaatatgattaaaactAAACTTGCCTGGTGGTGGGGGTTCTTCTATCACTGGCTGGACTGATTATTTTGCTCCCATTGTCTCTGTTTATGTCTAATGatcaacatattttaaaatgatcttgAAGCACTAAGAAATAAAATTTAGAATCTGCTCACCTGGGTTTAGTCTCTGTCTGAGCTGCAGTTTGAGCCTATGGTGTTTCTGATTGTTGTTTTGTGAGTGATACAGATCTCGGTCTCTAACTGTTAGATGTCGCTGTAGATTTAGCAgcacattactgtaaaaatcaacagtaaaatactgtatttgtatattacagtaaaatactgcagttcataatgcattctgggtaagtTTGATTGAGCGggaaacatttacagtatattttggtCTGGCTGTAACCTTGCTGTAGCCTTGCTGTAATGTGCAAGGCAAAAAGTGCGCCACAACGTCAAATCACGTCAAATCACACAGAGCACAACTCCTGGCTGCAGCAAGAGGAGGATATTCAATTCGATTTCGGGCAGTTCGGTAAGTTTGCAGTctggtttattttatgtgtttcatgcaaagctattatttagttttagcaTTTTGCACAACAGtttgtcaaaatgttattttaaacgtgGACTGAGAGAGAAAACGTCGCCAACAAACGTTGCAGTCTCTCTCAGAAATTAAACTAGATGTCCACCCACGGCTTCAACACGATTTACACAACCCACTTAATTAATCATGAGGGTTTTGTCAATCGAATTGTTTAAGTTCGTTTACAATGGCAAGGTAGGAAATGACTTGTATGTGGTAATAGATAAACTCCCGTTAACCAATTTACTCCCGTTAACCCATAACTAAGACTCCTCGCGAGCTCGGTCTTGGTGTCCCAGCTTAGGGACGCTTATCTTGGCTTTCCTCTGTTCATTCACGGGCAGGGAGAAGTAGCAGCAGTATTCAGGTCGACCGTATGACAGGCTGACTCGTGAATTAGCTGTGCATGtgctaaaacaacattttcatatcaATCACTCATCGCTATTTGCGTCTTCTCTTAAATGTAAGAATATTGTTTGGATAAATGAATATCAACATTGTTTGTCTGTTAATAGACCAGACTCGACAGGTTCTATCTCACGCTCTCAACGGCCCAAATCGCATGTGAAATAACAAAAGCACTGTAGCCTACACAGCACCAAACTGCTCCACACGAAGTGAAACGTAATATTTAACAGAGATGAGTGCGATCTATACAGATTACTGCTGTTTTCATAAGGTACTATGTGAATAAATGGGTTTGCGGTGTTATTACTGTTTACGGTATATCAGTAAAAAGTAGAGATGATGTTCTTTCTAGTGATTTACATTCAGTTGGCCAATAAGTATTATATGCATACTATGTATGCATATTTGTAGCAATGGTGCTTACAACACTTAGAACAAGTTTTCAAAGACTCAAATCATTGCACGTACTTTGTTAACGAGCGATGCTGGCTCCGCCTTTACGTAATGACTCTTTACGTCGGAGAGAGGAGCGCAATCagcttgaaaatgcattttcgAAACTACATTGAATTTCGCTACACCCAAACTATTTCGTTATGTAACCAAAAATCCAACCCCAAATATCTAAACTCTTAATATAAATGCATAGGCCTAAAggggaaacatttaaaatgatcattttgcttcatttttgctcggctattttaaatgtatttaataaacagaatggTTTCAAAATTTCAGCaagtaacatatttttttacttgttttacaGCTCTAACGTGACAGTTTGGTCCACGTTTGCATCCTGGGTTTATGGGTTTTCTGTAAGTATTGACCAtaataatacaacttttaattcaaatttgtttttggttttactaatgactttttagtaacacttacaataaggttacatttgttaacatagaatgttaatacattttaaaatttggcAATACACTTTTAGATCAATCAATTTATCTCTGTTcacattaataatatttgataaTGCATTATGAATTAACTATCATTGATAGTTCATATTAGCTGAACCATTAATACATGTTATGGAACAAAACCTTatagtaaagtgttactgaatTCTCTTTCACCATTTAGTTCACAATTTGTACTTATTTCTATGGCTTAcagattttgttatttgtttctttttgtgttacagTCTCACCATTGATATTCTGGCTggatttggtcatttttgaaacTGGAAAGTCATCCCAGGATGTCCAGTTACAACTGCAAGTCATGTAGTTTCTCGACTACAATATCAAATGCTTTTTACATGTAGAAGTACACAGAAATGTGGCTAATCATCGCTTTATATGTGGCATACCTGAGTGCCCTTGCACTTTTGAGAAGTTTCAATCTTTTAAGTGTCATAtgtatcaataaaaaatatgtttgatgcAAACATTGCTTGTATTGTCTTTTGAATTATATTGTCAAGTATAGCAGTTTTgtaatatccatccatccatccatccatccattttctaccgctttatccgaactacctcgggtcacggggagcctgcgcctatctcaggagtcatcgggcatcaaggagGGAAaaaccctggatggagtgccaacccatcgcagggccaGTTTTGTAATATGAATAACTATAGATTTATATCTAAACTAGctatgatatataatattttttgtaattaaataataatattgggGCAATATAGGTATTACAACaaattacagtataatacaaatgcagtaaaactacagtaaaatactgttttgtagctatacagtaatattttttgtactgtaataacatattacagtacagtactgtaatGTCAAATTACATCAACTTACTGGCATCTGTGCTggcagtaacttactgtaaaaatacaaggAAATCGTTAACAGTGAAACTGATTATGTTGAAGAGACTGGACAGAAAACATTGGATGGCTCGACAGGCTTTTATACTCTGCTGTGATACATTCAATTTCTTTTTCCCATATATAGCAGGCAGCCTTTGAGTCAATGTTAAAAATAGCTGATTTGTGAATGTTAGCTGCATTAAAtcttcaaaaaaacatgttaacaacCCACCAATATGTGGTCATTGTTTCCTTTAGATGGACTCTTGACTTGTTTTGAAGAGAGGtgattttaagaaatatatttgttgttgtaAAGAAAACTGAGCTCTACTGAGATAGAGCTCGGACAGTTCGTTTCAATAAACCGGTTCAAAAAACTGCTCACCGAATCTATCACGCTCTGAAGTAATGACGTCACCCTCCATgatgtgaatgaatgaggcattgcATAGCGCTTTTTGTATATTGCTGTATACCTAAAATGCTTTACAGTATGAGGGGAgtctctcctcaaccaccaacactgtgcagcatccacctggatgatgttACGTGGCAGCTGGGATGAAAATGCACTTACAGTACACTCAGCACCCATGGGATCAGGGAATCACCTTTCGTGATGTCACTCAAGTAATATTGTTGTGTGTGATTGAAGCGGTGTTCTTTgtcttaaatgttgtttttggttGTTAACATTGTGGATGTCTAAGTGTGTCAGGAAAATTTGCTCATTGATTTGTCATAGTTCTTTTACGTTTGTGAAACAGAACATTAACATTGTCCTAAAAAAGGATTAACCCAAAAGAAGCTTATACTTGTATGTTTTAACAGCAAACCGAAAGCTTGTCGTTGTAGTTTAACCTTATTTTAGTTGAGCAATTCTTTTTGAATTTCTTCCTAATGCTAGGCATTTACTATTGCACTATATATCTAAATAGAGTAAAAAACTCCCTGTccactgtatttaaaataaagacagcCCATTTATGAATTCTGCCTGCATTTATCGGAATCagaaactgaaaatgatttgttttgcaCAATTATGCTTCTGCAGGTCATAGCATGAACTCACaatagaacaaaaaacaatatatatattagctTTAATGCAAATTACATACAATAATGATTATACCGTCAATTGTTGAGATGAATCACAGTTGAATCACAGACTGAAAACATCTGATTTAATCATCTGATATTCAACAATCCAGATTATAAAAGTGGATAccaaatgtaaagtaaaaatacatacaaggCTTATTTAGAATATCATTTTccaacatttactgtaaaacatatttatatatcattaaatACTAAAGTGGCTTTAATTACATAACACCCCTTACATGGGTACAATGCAGTGTCAAAAGAAGAAGTCAAAAGAAGTCAAAAGTGAAGTGAGATGTGAAGAGCAGATAAAAAGTGAAAGGGGCATGGTGGAGTATAAGAAGGACTGCGGTTGAACAGAATTAGAATCGGCATCACTCTGACAATCTTCAGGTCGTGAGAATCAACCCAGTTTTTATAGCTATTTGTTTCTTCGCAACATGTACAGCAATGGACTTTTGCTGTAACCTGCAGAACTGGTAAAAATGACTCGTTGTactgcaaaaatgactttcttactgttttttttctctcaccTTTTCCTGTTAATGtgtctaaacattctttaaTCAAGATGAATTTTATTGATGAGCAAACcgaacaaagaaaataattcttgtttttgaaaaaaaatatttatatatttgaagagacttattttcttagtcgtttttttcttgttatcCAGTAAACATTTCTACACGTTCTTGAATCAAATTTCTTGATGCACAAAATTACttaagaaattcatttttttcactgTGTGGCTTTGTTCAATAAGGAGAACTGTAAATAGTTTCATTTATGAGGATAAAcactaaatattattataatacacttattaaaatatatgttagAATTTTGATACATACTGACACTTGCAAAAGCAAGCAATACAGACAATggcacattttgttttgtttaaataaagggCGCATTATTAGAAAATGCGCCTCTGGATGGGTCCACATAACACGCGCTTTCATTTTACTTATAACATAGAGAGAAGCGTAGCAGCACACAGACATgccaatataaaaaaaacaaatggattacaatgtaaaagattattattgtgtacacAAAGATACAAATCTGGCTTGTAATGAAGAGATGCTCGCACGTCTGAGAGCAGATGTGTTTCCTCTGTAGAGAAGCGTCCAGTACTTGTTCCACCAATTCGCGAGCGCACCTGGGTTTTAAAGGGAACGCGAGAttagactctgattggtttacagcacgttacgcccaaaaaaCACCCGTTACTCAACGAGACATGCGCTTAAAATCGTGAAAATGGGGCGCCAGAACAGGTTTGAGTTGGGCCATGGCGCAGTCTATTTTCAGatcctcaaaatagcaacgcgcCAACAATCCCCCTGAGCACCTCTTTTATAGACCAACACGCAAATGGGCGCACAAATGAGTGCAAATGCATTGCTA harbors:
- the LOC130407341 gene encoding interferon-induced protein 44-like, whose amino-acid sequence is MVLGGNILHYKLQKQSLLDTRINQNSELKKQLEGFTPSNPAVMEIKILVAGQIGAGKSSFINSINSSFQGRITSGALVNSSAGNTKSFTKTLREIKIRSKKNLPIVFRDIMGLEPEMLAGTQTDDIINALFGHVKEGYRFKESKQIAYKDQHYTGDPGLSDQAFCLVYVIAADTVQFTDDKLMDKLRIIRQRISDEAIPQVIVMTKVDEACPLVKNDLRKIYQSKKIKEKMQMCSDTVGVPMCNIFPVKNYHEEIDTDDNVDVLILKALDQIVHLADDRLLSSSN